From Clarias gariepinus isolate MV-2021 ecotype Netherlands chromosome 1, CGAR_prim_01v2, whole genome shotgun sequence:
ACAGACACAGTATTGGCAGCTGCAGTTAgtgatgtgtactgtatgtggaagaTGCTTaatgaatgtacagtagctgTATGAAAATCTCAAATAGCATTAAAAGgatagtttggattttttttttaatcagaagtGAGATGCATATAAGTAGATTACAATTAGTCATTTTAAATTTTCCTGCCCTATGAAGTTTGTCACTTACAATGTAGAGTAAGTAATCAAGGCACAACTTCAAATTCCACAACCTCCCATGGAAATATGTATTCCTAAGTTTAGCTGAGACTAAAAGAGTGCGAAACACACTGACAAAActtgacattttgatttaactCAGTGTTATTGCAGAAACTTCATacgagtctcagctgaactttggaatgcacTTTCGGAAAGAGGGTTGTGGAATCGGCCCTGATTACTTACATTGTTCTCGCGTTCCGAGTGACAAACTTCACAGtcagtgtgcagagcaggacGATCAAGATCAACGACCAAGACCTATGGTGATGTACTTATGTGCACCTCAATTTGATTTAAGGCAGACTtggaaaaatccaaacttaagtgtttttcttttcagctgctgAGGAGCAGGGATCAGGTAAGCTTCAGCTTTGCAAACAGTGTGTCTGAAAAAAGatcattatttttcctttaattaatgCAAGTGCTTACTGAACAGCTTGAAGTTCTTCTGGAATAGATTAGACCAAGTTAGTGCATCATACATGGATTAAAGCTAATATAAGTATTATATATCAGGGATGAGAAAAACTGCTTTCAGTTGTGTAGAAATCCACTGTATGATGTTTCTTTTCATAATAAAGACCTGACATTATGACGTCATGAAAAGAAGAAAGTTCAAACCGCTTTTTATTTGTATCCTAGTGGCATCGCACTCCCACCACTCAGGAGACCGATGGCTTCCAGGTGAAAAGGCCAGGTGATGTCAATGTACGCTGCACTCTCCTGTTAATGCTGGATTATCAGGTAAGGCTGCATGCTAATATTATCTACTATGATAATTAAGCAGTGTCTCAATAGAGGGAGTGCTGTCGGGATGAATGTCGGCACAGTTGTGATGCAGTCGCAGGCACGAGGGTGTAGCTCAAGTGCCGAagacatcacagccgtgctgatattcagcacaacagcacaacctggaGTGTGatgtttttatacaacagttcaaaCACCATTTATTGGCCAGTTCTGTAAGTCTCATAAGTTTCTCCCTATATTGATACTTAATCAAAATTAGAATAACTGCTCAGtttatttctatacatttatattatatacattaacTCAGCTATCAAGCATTATTTTGTATAAAGACTCAATGACTCTATGAGAAAAGATTGTATGGTGTGTGAGACCACACACCATAGAATTCTATCCACacttgtatgtttatttatactGAAAGCCTTCTCTTGTGTGCAGCCTCCTCAGTTTAAGTTGGATCCACGGCTGGCTCGGCTGTTGGGAATACACACTCAGACACGCTCATGTATCATCCAGGCCCTGTGGCAGTACATCAAAACCAACAAGCTGCAAGACTCCCATGACAAGGAGTATATCAACTGTGATAAATACTTCCAGCAGGTAAAGATGGTGACTAAACTAATCCATTTTACAGATATCTGAGTTTCAGTGTTGTCGatgtttttttacatgatgGTTCCGTTATCTGACATTTAACACGTTAGAAAACATGAACAAATGGCATATACTATAAATAACCAACAAAGTAGGGAACATTTGTgctaactgattttttttttttaagtaaacttAGTAAACAAACATCTGCATACACCAGGGCAGCGGCATGGTAGcttactgtcgccttgcaactccagggtccgggttcgattaccatctctgtgtgcatagagattgtgtgttctcctcgtgcttggtgggtttcctccaggtattctggtttcctcccatagtccaaaggcctgcagattaggctaattgccatccACCAaaattccccatagtgtgtcaatgagtgtgtttgtgggaTAGGCGCTGAGATAGGCCCCTGTGACCCGGTATATAAGCTAAAGCGgcatagatgatgagtgagtgataccAATTTTTTGTTTCCGTCTCTGGACGGTGAGTATCCAGGACAGTTTGTTGAGTGAATAAAGCAGGACCTCACCTCACTTGCTTCAACACTCCATTGAAATCATGAAACCATGTGCTTTTGCAGATTTTTGACTGCCCTCGGCTGAAGTTCTCCGAGATCCCACAGCGCCTGACCAACCTGCTGCTTCCCCCTGACCCCATTGTTATAAACCATGTCATCAGGTCAGTCTATCTGTCTAACAATGTTTCCATTGTCTGCAGTCATCCTTAGTACACTATGTGGCTAAAAGTATGCCTTTCCCAGACTCTTGCCACACAATTGTACAGAATGTCTTTGTATCACAATTTCCCTTCACAGAAGCAACAGAGCGCAACCTGTCCCAGTTCTGGCACCAGTTCTGTGTGTTCTGGCATCTTTCTAtgggaaccagcattaaccctTTTAGCAATTATAGCAACAGTAGCTCTTATATTGGACTCTAttgttcccaggctgcagtggtcaggacataccacgAAAGAAAAAATGGAGAACTGGCGACAGGTTCATGGTGGCCAAGGCTCCTTGGGAGCGAAGGCTAGCCCTTGTAGTCCAATATAAAAGCtcctgtagcacaaattgctgaaaaggtcAATGTTgatctctatatactgtacgtaAACTGTCAGAACacagaggtcactgttttggTTGCAAAAAGAGGGTTCTAATCAATGAAGTGAGTGGTCATGCATGTAATCATGTCAGGTGTCCACATTCTTTTGGCCATGTAATGTACATTATAACTTCTCTTGGTGTGCATTACAGTGTCACACTCACAGCTGTAACACTGGTTAAAGGCATTGTCTTGGTGTGTACAGTGTGGACCCAAACGATCAGAAGAAAACAGCCTGCTACGATATAGATGTCGAGGTTGAGGATCCACTCAAAGCCCAAATGAGCAACTTCCTGCTTTCCACAGCCAATCAGCAGGAAATTGCCTCTCTTGACAACAAAGTAAAcaataaaatcttatttttacATAATCAGCACTGCCAGGAATTCTCAAAACTGTGCACATTCTTCTTTTGATGGTCCTAATCACTGTTGGTCTGATATGAACTTGTTACAGATCCACGAGACTATTGAGTCCATCAACCAGCTGAAGATTCAGAGAGACTTCATGCTCAGTTTCTCCCGAGATCCAAAAGGTTACATCCAGGACTGGCTGAAATCCCAGAGCAGAGATCTTAAAGTGAGTTCAAGTCCAACCTGGACCAAGTCAAATTGTGTCTTTCTGATTGTAaccttttatttccaaaatgttGAGATTCAGTGCTTCAtcactatttatttaacacacagTAACCTAAATGTGAGGTGATTATATTAATCCTGATTATACATCAGAACtgtgaattttaaatttaaattagttaaaagttgttcatttatttattttaaataatggaaGGGTTATATTACTGCACTTCTCTAAATcacttagatagatagatagatagatagatagatagatagatagatagatagatagatagatagagtatacaatagcctatatatatatattcatatatatatatatatgaatgtttAATACAGGTGGGAACTTAATTGACTACACAAAGTGCACCAGCaagttttcattttaataatttgccACATAGTCTGATAATAcatagaatataaaacatactGTCAGTTATTGAAGAAAAACATGCCATTGTTTAGATTGTGGATTTTATTTAAGACttttatttatggacatttATGGAGACAAAGAACAAATTCATTTAGTAAATGGTTTTAGTAATTGATCATTGAATTGAGCATTTATAAGATTAAGTTAATAGCTATTTAAGcacttaataaaaaaagcaatgcCAATTATCAGCCCATCACCACCCTTCAGTAACGTGAGATACTACGAACTAAATACATAACTGACTACAGGGAACCAAATGTTctatttatgttgttgttgttttttcctagTACAAAGAAACCTTCATATTATATATGttagttaaaaaaacatataaagacATATCTTTATCGTAAGTAAAATCTTAGTCATCGTTTCTACAAGTACGTTGCtaaagttttataaatatgaGTATATAGTTGCTCACATAGctcttattcttatttattcttatggAGTTCACAGATTTAACTATAATTAACTCATTCtccctgtatacagtacatagcagATCTTTCCCATACTGAGACATCCTCTTAAAATACTGGCGTAATTCTTAGATTATGTCACTTTGCCATtgtgaatgtacagtagtagAAACCTTGTGATGTAGCACTAAAGACATTTCCTAACTTGCTACCTACTTACTTTCCTAACATAACATCCAGAATCTGATGAATCTGTTGAGGAACGGCACAAAATGTCTTAAATGTTACACCACAAACGAACAAGTTATTGTGGATATAAATCTTCACACCTACATATGCTATTGCGTTCTGATTGGCACAGATAATGACGGACGTTGTTGGGAACCctgaggaggagaggagggcGGAGTTTTACTATCAGCCCTGGTCTCAGGAGGCGGTCAGCCGCTACTTCTACTGCAAGGTAAAATAACTAGACTTTTACAAGACTAGGAGTTCTATTCGAAATTGAATTGCCCTTTTCCACCCAGTAAAAGCTGAAGCTGTGGACAGAATGATGACAGATCTACAAGGCTGCACACAACAGtcagaaatacatttaaatgggATATACTGTGTACATGCAGGTGGCGcggcggcttagtggttactCTGTctccttgtacctccagggtccgggttccaTTCTCGCCCTGGGGTCTCTGTGCATGCagattgcatgttttccccgtgcttggttggttttctctgggtactttggtttcctcccacaatcaggcatattagactaattggcattcccaaattgagtgagtgtgtgtgttctgtaatgGATTCTCaccatccatggtgtaccccgcctcatgccacACATACCTCCTAGgacataggctccaggcccaccgtTAACCaaaaaacaggataaagcagtataaatgaatactgtatatacaagtgTTTGCTTGACTGTTTTGAATGGCAAATATATACtgcattatttaatacagtTAGCTCGgtaacaacagttaaacatggaggcatccatgtttttttttttaccctacgTCAAAATGGGGACATGCCAAGGTGGAAAAAGACGTCATTCCAACCTGCAAAGTTCTACTTACAGGTCAAGTTTAACTCACCATTATTCCAAGAGGACTAAAGTTTAGGACAATATCACcctgattattttattactttaccaTGTGTatccaaaaatattattttaaatgtcccCGATGATTCCTCCATGGTGTAGGATCATACAACCCACAACTATGCAAGTGCAAGTCAGATTTGTGAAggcttatttttgtttcttcatCATTTTTCCCTTCCTCAAAGCAAGCTGAATTCCTCTTTCTCATTTCCTGTTCGCAGATTCAACAGAGAAGGCAAGAGCTGGAACAAGCCCTGGCTATGAGGAATACCTAGTCACACCAGCTCACACTGACAGCATTTCTACAGTCTGAGTCACATGAATGTCCTCATTATCGCCACATTGTTTtctacagtgagtgtgtgtgtgtttgtgtgtttgagtgggtgtgtgtctcCTCATATTTTAGTTGTCACTGCGACCCAAGGCCCAATTACACACAGCCATTCCCGAGGACCACTTCTGTCTCTGTTTCAGCCAATCACGGTGCTCTGCCtcgtttattttatattctagtCATCAAGTCACCGACGCGGTTGCCACGTCACCATCCTTAATGCTGATTGTTAAAAT
This genomic window contains:
- the smarcd3b gene encoding SWI/SNF-related matrix-associated actin-dependent regulator of chromatin subfamily D member 3b isoform X1, producing the protein MASEETAGGARKATKSKLFEFLVHGVRPGMPSGPRMPHQGAPMGPPGPPFGGNSAVRPGLNNQAVETNRKRPANSQQHIQQQQQQQQQAVQNRNRKKPLGFPGAGEMPGRQMDMKDAQSDPTLGSNTKRRKMADKILPQRIRELVPESQAYMDLLAFERKLDQTIMRKRVDIQEALKRPMKQKRKLRLYISNTFNPAKPDAEDSDGSIASWELRVEGKLLDDPAKVKRKFSSFFKSLVIELDKDLYGPDNHLVELLRSRDQWHRTPTTQETDGFQVKRPGDVNVRCTLLLMLDYQPPQFKLDPRLARLLGIHTQTRSCIIQALWQYIKTNKLQDSHDKEYINCDKYFQQIFDCPRLKFSEIPQRLTNLLLPPDPIVINHVISVDPNDQKKTACYDIDVEVEDPLKAQMSNFLLSTANQQEIASLDNKIHETIESINQLKIQRDFMLSFSRDPKGYIQDWLKSQSRDLKIMTDVVGNPEEERRAEFYYQPWSQEAVSRYFYCKIQQRRQELEQALAMRNT
- the smarcd3b gene encoding SWI/SNF-related matrix-associated actin-dependent regulator of chromatin subfamily D member 3b isoform X3 produces the protein MERKRPGMPSGPRMPHQGAPMGPPGPPFGGNSAVRPGLNNQAVETNRKRPANSQQHIQQQQQQQQQAVQNRNRKKPLGFPGAGEMPGRQMDMKDAQSDPTLGSNTKRRKMADKILPQRIRELVPESQAYMDLLAFERKLDQTIMRKRVDIQEALKRPMKQKRKLRLYISNTFNPAKPDAEDSDGSIASWELRVEGKLLDDPAKVKRKFSSFFKSLVIELDKDLYGPDNHLVELLRSRDQWHRTPTTQETDGFQVKRPGDVNVRCTLLLMLDYQPPQFKLDPRLARLLGIHTQTRSCIIQALWQYIKTNKLQDSHDKEYINCDKYFQQIFDCPRLKFSEIPQRLTNLLLPPDPIVINHVISVDPNDQKKTACYDIDVEVEDPLKAQMSNFLLSTANQQEIASLDNKIHETIESINQLKIQRDFMLSFSRDPKGYIQDWLKSQSRDLKIMTDVVGNPEEERRAEFYYQPWSQEAVSRYFYCKIQQRRQELEQALAMRNT
- the smarcd3b gene encoding SWI/SNF-related matrix-associated actin-dependent regulator of chromatin subfamily D member 3b isoform X4, whose translation is MASEETAGGARKATKSKLFEFLVHGVRPGMPSGPRMPHQGAPMGPPGPPFGGNSAVRPGLNNQAVETNRKRPANSQQHIQQQQQQQQQAVQNRNRNTKRRKMADKILPQRIRELVPESQAYMDLLAFERKLDQTIMRKRVDIQEALKRPMKQKRKLRLYISNTFNPAKPDAEDSDGSIASWELRVEGKLLDDPAKVKRKFSSFFKSLVIELDKDLYGPDNHLVELLRSRDQWHRTPTTQETDGFQVKRPGDVNVRCTLLLMLDYQPPQFKLDPRLARLLGIHTQTRSCIIQALWQYIKTNKLQDSHDKEYINCDKYFQQIFDCPRLKFSEIPQRLTNLLLPPDPIVINHVISVDPNDQKKTACYDIDVEVEDPLKAQMSNFLLSTANQQEIASLDNKIHETIESINQLKIQRDFMLSFSRDPKGYIQDWLKSQSRDLKIMTDVVGNPEEERRAEFYYQPWSQEAVSRYFYCKIQQRRQELEQALAMRNT
- the smarcd3b gene encoding SWI/SNF-related matrix-associated actin-dependent regulator of chromatin subfamily D member 3b isoform X2, producing MASEETAGGARKATKSKLFEFLVHGVRPGMPSGPRMPHQGAPMGPPGPPFGGNSAVRPGLNNQAVETNRKRPANSQQHIQQQQQQQQQAVQNRNRKKPLGFPGAGEMPGRQMDMKDAQSDPTLGSNTKRRKMADKILPQRIRELVPESQAYMDLLAFERKLDQTIMRKRVDIQEALKRPMKQKRKLRLYISNTFNPAKPDAEDSDGSIASWELRVEGKLLDDPAKVKRKFSSFFKSLVIELDKDLYGPDNHLVEWHRTPTTQETDGFQVKRPGDVNVRCTLLLMLDYQPPQFKLDPRLARLLGIHTQTRSCIIQALWQYIKTNKLQDSHDKEYINCDKYFQQIFDCPRLKFSEIPQRLTNLLLPPDPIVINHVISVDPNDQKKTACYDIDVEVEDPLKAQMSNFLLSTANQQEIASLDNKIHETIESINQLKIQRDFMLSFSRDPKGYIQDWLKSQSRDLKIMTDVVGNPEEERRAEFYYQPWSQEAVSRYFYCKIQQRRQELEQALAMRNT
- the smarcd3b gene encoding SWI/SNF-related matrix-associated actin-dependent regulator of chromatin subfamily D member 3b isoform X5; the encoded protein is MASEETAGGARKATKSKLFEFLVHGVRPGMPSGPRMPHQGAPMGPPGPPFGGNSAVRPGLNNQAVETNRKRPANSQQHIQQQQQQQQQAVQNRNRNTKRRKMADKILPQRIRELVPESQAYMDLLAFERKLDQTIMRKRVDIQEALKRPMKQKRKLRLYISNTFNPAKPDAEDSDGSIASWELRVEGKLLDDPAKVKRKFSSFFKSLVIELDKDLYGPDNHLVEWHRTPTTQETDGFQVKRPGDVNVRCTLLLMLDYQPPQFKLDPRLARLLGIHTQTRSCIIQALWQYIKTNKLQDSHDKEYINCDKYFQQIFDCPRLKFSEIPQRLTNLLLPPDPIVINHVISVDPNDQKKTACYDIDVEVEDPLKAQMSNFLLSTANQQEIASLDNKIHETIESINQLKIQRDFMLSFSRDPKGYIQDWLKSQSRDLKIMTDVVGNPEEERRAEFYYQPWSQEAVSRYFYCKIQQRRQELEQALAMRNT